Proteins encoded by one window of Anopheles maculipalpis chromosome 2RL, idAnoMacuDA_375_x, whole genome shotgun sequence:
- the LOC126567574 gene encoding uncharacterized protein LOC126567574, translating into MESPFRKLVFWGLVLGVISETSAQDYRATCGRRRVKSVYLIRNGLDAKLGHWPWYAAIYAKNESGAVNYKCGGSIIDENTILTAASCLFKTGTTNTSDISIQLGNIHLTEETEDTQIHDVKEIIQHPEFSGDASNDIALIKLATNITMTKFVQPVCLWTMSDYSYSIMDKKGTIVGFGLENHLKQTTLDVVDYLTCINSDREVFGNLHMSEMLCVEGQDGTGACSEESGGGLYFEVEGKWFVRGIASLIPGQTENEICTTTKHAAFTDVTKHIDWIKRYIDPEILPLSSEAIDVDYAEKLELFDLNTCGVASNSIAAGGVQWTLPWVGFVGIYRPLDHTIDKRCVVTLLNEWYAVGPAHCFQNDGLERRVLLGGHTEMAQSNCDDHMSQEACESHTQMLQIQTIYIYPTYSINNTADNIALIELLNPADTTQPNVRPICIPIEPKLRIDSTTGLTIAFQTSSPKSFGSKPVNYIDSEICTKKYAEQEFPLFLASKRLCTQISTVDAQNCTQLKAGAPLQVRKRTNDKERYFLRGFDLFERSCSTELPSVFNNVNPYLDWILYNMRYRDWEDVDDIANDEDSIIEESWNQLRHELDQEKISLFNLDTCGVTATIANNETKVDRTFYPWMGLLVTHKNTMKPLTYIESTIVLISDRYALAPAHIVNNTMSWRFVILGQCNDLLLASCANSNCDHLFHKMEIKNILIHPSYVGDPKLHNIALIEFMKPADLQHRFINPICLPLVQEIRDTNPLELTVVPFRNYDNEIKTLAVMHPLNCQVQFAQEGMLVSLDQIPKCAEVANKIVGKRVFLKSGAMLQTTSLIGGQDRYFLRGINILNDNVTERYQYLPYAFTDTDRYLDWILANMKPISNLSSSATHDLAEYQPVNSGPVNLTSVKNQEESLNLTTCGVYPKVQESTNKLYSPWMGYVTAHPDPKDLLCVVILISESYVLGPVHPIIDRTDIKIQLGSMIDSSDVECEEGDESTLCDPELQRIPIKKMIVHPLFNRSDYSNDIMLLQLSRSVKKPQINPICLPINDQIRSYDISNIRAHAFNLVTLNFVAKKLDENTYIPSTECQHRWNKLALNWQLENVTQCIVAQFSPNTECLTTLPGFPVYTLQTLDGMERLFLRGFAKAWPHFCSKYYPVIYTSIDAHLGWILENVSNSSAVV; encoded by the exons ATGGAATCTCCGTTCCGGAAGCTCGTTTTTTGGGGGCTTGTCCTCGGTGTGATATCCGAAACTTCCGCCCAGGATTATCGTGCAACTTGCGGCAGACGGAGGGTGAAATCGGTTTACCTTATCCGAAATGGGCTAGATGCAAAGCTGGGTCACTGGCCATGGTATGCGGCCATTTACGCGAAGAATGAAAGTGGTGCAGTCAACTATAAGTGCGGCGGTTCGATCATCGACGAGAACACTATCCTGACAG CTGCTAGTTGTCTCTTTAAAACTGGCACGACAAACACAAGCGACATCTCTATCCAACTCGGCAACATCCATCTGACGGAAGAAACCGAGGACACTCAAATTCATGATGTAAAGGAAATCATACAGCATCCCGAATTTAGTGGCGATGCTTCGAATGATATCGCCCTGATCAAGCTAGCGACCAACATCACAATGACGAAGTTTGTGCAACCTGTATGTTTGTGGACCATGAGTGACTATTCATACTCAATTATGGATAAGAAAGGAACGATCGTGGGCTTTGGTTtggaaaatcatttaaaacaaacaacactagATGTCGTAGATTATTTGACGTGTATAAATAGCGATCGCGAAGTGTTTGGCAATCTACACATGTCAGAAATGTTATGTGTTGAAGGACAGGATGGTACCGGTGCGTGTAGCGAAGAGAGCGGTGGCGGTTTATACTTCGAAGTCGAAGGCAAATGGTTTGTTCGGGGCATTGCTTCGCTCATTCCAGGGCAAACGGAAAATGAAATATGTACTACCACCAAGCACGCTGCTTTTACCGACGTTACAAAGCATATCGACTGGATTAAGAGGTACATCGATCCTGAGATTTTGCCACTAAGTTCTGAAGCAATCGATGTGGATTATGCAGAGAAGCTTGAACTGTTTGATTTGAATACGTGTGGTGTGGCATCGAACTCGATCGCCGCCGGTGGTGTACAGTGGACCTTACCGTGGGTTGGATTCGTCGGAATTTATCGTCCTTTGGACCATACTATCGATAAGAGATGTGTGGTAACGCTACTTAACGAATGGTATGCTGTTGGGCCTGCACATTGCTTCCAAAACGATGGATTAGA GAGACGAGTTCTTCTCGGTGGTCATACCGAAATGGCACAATCGAATTGTGATGATCATATGAGTCAGGAAGCATGCGAAAGCCATACACAAATGCTCCAAATCCAAACAATCTACATTTATCCAACGTACAGTATCAACAATACAGCGGACAATATAGCGCTTATTGAGTTGCTCAACCCAGCCGATACCACACAACCGAATGTAAGGCCTATCTGCATACCTATCGAGCCCAAGTTGCGCATCGACTCCACAACCGGTCTTACAATTGCCTTCCAAACATCGTCTCCAAAATCCTTTGGTAGCAAACCGGTTAACTACATCGATTCCGAGATCTGTACTAAAAAGTACGCTGAACAAGAGTTCCCTCTATTCCTTGCATCAAAACGACTGTGCACACAAATCTCGACTGTCGATGCGCAGAACTGTACTCAGCTGAAAGCTGGTGCTCCTCTCCAGGTGCGAAAGAGGACTAACGACAAGGAGCGATATTTCCTGCGAGGATTCGATTTGTTTGAGCGCTCCTGCTCAACAGAGTTGCCCTCTGTCTTTAACAATGTCAATCCCTATCTGGACTGGATACTGTACAATATGAGATACAGAGATTGGGAAGATGTGGACGATATAGCAAACGATGAGGATTCTATCATAGAGGAAAGCTGGAATCAGTTGCGCCATGAACTAGACCAGGAAAAAATTTCTCTATTTAATCTGGACACTTGTGGAGTTACAGCCACAATTGctaacaatgaaacaaaagttGATCGTACCTTCTATCCCTGGATGGGACTGTTGGTAACGCACAAAAATACAATGAAACCGCTAACGTACATCGAGAGCACGATTGTATTGATCAGTGATCGATATGCATTAGCTCCAGCACACATCGTGAACAACACTATGTCATG GCGATTTGTTATTCTAGGACAGTGCAACGATTTGCTCTTAGCCAGCTGTGCCAACTCGAATTGTGACCATTTGTTTcataaaatggaaattaaaaacatccTAATTCATCCCTCGTACGTCGGTGACCCCAAGCTTCACAACATCGCTCTAATTGAGTTTATGAAACCAGCGGATTTGCAGCATCGCTTCATCAATCCCATATGCTTGCCACTCGTACAAGAGATCCGGGATACAAATCCATTAGAATTGACAGTGGTGCCTTTCAGGAACTATGATAACGAGATTAAAACTTTAGCAGTGATGCATCCATTAAACTGCCAAGTGCAGTTTGCACAGGAAGGCATGCTGGTATCATTAGATCAAATTCCCAAATGTGCTGAGGTCGCGAATAAGATAGTTGGAAAACGTGTGTTCCTTAAATCTGGAGCAATGCTGCAAACTACTTCACTGATTGGCGGACAAGATCGCTACTTCCTCAGAGGCATTAATATACTCAATGACAACGTTACAGAAAGATATCAATACTTGCCGTACGCGTTTACGGATACCGATCGGTATCTAGACTGGATCTTGGCTAACATGAAACCAATCTCCAACCTAAGCTCATCTGCAACACACGATCTAGCCGAGTATCAGCCTGTTAATTCTGGTCCAGTAAATCTTACTTCCGTGAAGAATCAGGAAGAATCGCTCAATCTGACAACCTGTGGAGTGTACCCGAAAGTGCAAGAATCGACAAACAAGCTCTACTCTCCTTGGATGGGATATGTGACCGCTCATCCCGATCCTAAGGATTTACTGTGTGTGGTAATTTTGATAAGCGAATCGTACGTCTTGGGACCAGTTCACCCCATCATCGATCGTACAGA CATAAAGATCCAGCTTGGCAGTATGATCGACTCATCCGACGTGGAGTGCGAAGAAGGCGACGAATCTACGCTTTGTGATCCGGAATTGCAGCGCATCCCAATAAAGAAAATGATTGTCCATCCGCTCTTCAATCGATCGGATTACAGCAACGACATCATGCTGCTGCAGCTCTCACGATCAGTGAAAAAACCCCAGATTAATCCGATTTGTTTGCCGATCAACGATCAGATTCGAAGTTACGATATTTCGAACATAAGAGCCCACGCCTTTAATTTGGTCACGTTGAACTTCGTCGCGAAAAAGCTGGACGAGAACACGTACATTCCTTCGACCGAGTGTCAACACCGGTGGAACAAATTGGCACTGAACTGGCAGCTGGAAAATGTGACCCAATGCATAGTGGCTCAATTTTCTCCAAACACGGAATGTTTGACAACACTACCCGGTTTTCCGGTGTATACTCTTCAAACATTGGATGGAATGGAAAGACTATTCCTGCGCGGGTTTGCCAAGGCATGGCCTCATTTCTGTAGCAAATACTATCCCGTCATTTACACTAGCATTGATGCTCACCTGGGCTGGATACTGGAGAACGTTAGCAACAGCAGTGCAGTTGTTTAA